From the Papaver somniferum cultivar HN1 chromosome 2, ASM357369v1, whole genome shotgun sequence genome, the window AAACCACAGCCGTGGATTTATCCTATTTGAGAGTAAATCATAACCACTATTTATCTAGGCTAACTTAGCCAAGCTtcgttttgtattatagattattatttttattttatttatacgaaattatggtttggttttttgtttttgttttttgttttcgatAGATAATTTTTATATAGCAAATCTATGTCATAAGGTGTTTCAATACACTTTTACAGGGAATTTATATTGATTTCAACAATCGGTTCAAATGGATCAACTAAGACGATTTATTCCGGCGTATGACATGGATCTGCGTTTCCATGAAAATCGATGGTTACCGGCTTTGTTCTTGATGATGGTTTACTATGCAAATTAATCTTCTTTTATAAGAGATTTTAAtctcattgaagaagaagaagtagtagaATAAGATAAATTCAAATAGCACaatcaaaatccaaaaatatcttcttcttttttcatttCAGAAAATCTGAAAATTCATATGTCATCCCttcaaatattattatatttttaagTAGAAACCATATTTTTGATTCTTGTATTGTATTAAAATATTTTTGCGATACTGATATGTATGTATTTTTCGATGTTTTCACCTCTGAAGTATTCTATCCCGgtttttttcttaaaatatttttgtGATACATGATATGTATGTTTTCTTCAACGGTTTCATTTCCCGATTTTTATTTTACTAGGAATTTTATGCCGATTTATCAACCTAAGTCTTCTACCGAATGtggtcgtctatggacagagccgagacaatacgacaattcagTTCACACTTTgcgtgatcgtttatggatacgggATCAACAAAATAATTTGTCTGATTGACTATAGATACAAGATAAAaagaatacaacaacaaaatgtgtacttttaataaattttttccttaaaagtaaaaaagaaaaactccAAAAGAGCGATGACCTGTCAGACTCAACTCAATCCTAACCGATTTACAAATTCTCAATGCCCTTACGCGGAAAATACCAAAAAACCTTCTGAACCAACGTTTAGCGGTAGAGGTGTTTAAGTCATTACACAAATAAGAAAAAGGGACATTAATATGTTGACCTAATTACCCCCTTTTCTCATAAGTGTTGCCCTAGTTATTGTCTCGATTTCTCTGTAAAACCACAAGGGCCTTGATATATCTCAAACTCCAATCTCGTCTTCTACCCCTTTCCCTTCTTCTTTTGcccctgcaaccttcaacaatcTCTTGCCCCTTCTTTCTTTTCTCATCCCCAGTTTTCCTCAATTACCCCATCTCCCTTACCCGCcatctttttcattttcaaatttgCCTTTCTTCTTCAAccctttgaaaccctaatttgggttttGGGGAGATCTGGTTTCAACTCTTTTAATTATCTAAAGCTTGGATTTTTAATTCATTTCAAGCTTCGGGTTTGTCAGGTACTGTTGAAAAATTTCAGAGCTTTAGTATAtagattagggttttgagtttagTTTTCTTCAGTTAGATCTATTGAGGTATGTTTTCATCAATAAAAGTTCTGCCTTTATTTTTTCtgtattttgttttgtttaagtTTCATTTGTGATGTAATTTTCAGTCAATTCTGTGTGATGATATTTTGGTTAAATTTTTGTTGATTTAAGTGAGAATTTGGACGGTGATTATGCAGTGAATGATTGAATTGTGATGGCAAATCACGACTTGATACTCGGGCAGAATCGAGATTTAAATCTTGGACACAGTCACCAACAGTTGGGTCTTGGGCATAATAACCACGTGGGTTTGGATTTAGGACAGAGTAATGATTTGGATTTAGGTCATACGACTGAGGACCATCAACAAAGCTATAGTTTGCAGCAGAATCATGAGAACAACCAGAGTGGATTAGATTTGGGTCAGAATCAAAACCCTGAAAATGAACATGGGGGGAGTGTGGATGATGAGCAGCATCAAATGGTTATTGCTGCGCGACATCATGACTTGGGTTTGGGAGATGATCATGAATTAGTGGTTTCAGATGGAAATGAGCTTGAGCAGAATTTAGATTTAGTggtagaccagaaccaggagatGGGTCTCGAAGCTTCTGATGATATGGTACAGCAACATCATTTGTTAGTGACTACTCCTGTTGTTCAGTCGCGTGCGCTTGTACCAAATCCTAACTATGAATTGGCTGTTGGACAAGAGTTTTCGGATGTTAAGAGCTGTAGAAGAGCTTTAAGGGACGCAGCAATTGCTCTTCATTTTGAGATACAGACTGTCAAGTCTGATAAGACACGTTTCACAGCTAAGTGTGCCAGTGAAGGATGTCCATGGAGGGTTCATGCTGCAAAGCTTCCTGGTGTTCCTACCTTCACGATCAGGACCATAAATGAAGGACATACATGTGGAGGTATCACACATCTTGGTCATCAGCAAGCCTCGGTTCAATGGGTTGCAAACTCTGTTGAACAACGCCTTAGGGAGAATCCTCATTACAAGCCAAAGGAGATACTCGAAGAGATCCATAGAGCTCATGGGATCACATTGTCGTACAAGCAAGCCTGGAGAGGGAAAGAGCGAGTTATGGCCGCTGTTCGTGGCTCGTTTGAAGAAGGGTATCGTCTCCTTCCCCAGTACTGTGACCAAATCAAACGAACGAATCCAGAGAGTATTGCATCAGTTTACGGGAATCCACAGGATAGTTGCTTCCAGCGTCTTTTTGTTTCATTTCAAGCATCGATCTTCGGTTTTGTGAATGCTTGTCGGCCATTACTTGGTCTTGATAGAACACTCTTGAAAAGCAAGTACCTTGGGACCTTACTGTTCGCCACTGGTTTTGATGGTGACGGTGCTTTATTTCCTTTGGCTTTTGGAGTAGTTGATGAGGAAAGTGATGATAACTGGATGTGGTTCTTATCCGAGCTTCACAACCTGCTAGAGGTTAATACGGAGAACATGCCAAGGCTGACTATCTTATCTGATAGGCAGAAGGGTATTGTAGATGGCGTTGAAGCGAATTTTCCAACTGCTTTTCATGGATTTTGCATGCGTCATCTTAGTGATAGCTTTCGAAAGGAGTTCAATAATACAATGCTGGTCAATCTACTATGGGAAGCTGCTTGGGCTCTTACTGTTATTGAATTTGAAGCCAAAATACTTGAGATTGAAGAAATTTCACAAGATGCTGCTTATTGGATTCGAAGAATTCCACCTCGTCTTTGGGCTACAGCTTATTTTGAAGGATCTCGTTTCGGGCATCTGACGGCTAACATAGTTGAATCCTTGAACTCTTGGATACTTGAAGCGTCTGGTCTTCCTATAATTCAAATGATGGAATGCATTCGTAGGCAGCTTATGACTTGGTTTAATGAACGCCGAGAAACAAGTATGCAATGGACTACAATACTTGTGCCATCTGCTGAGAGAAGGGTTGCTGAGGCTCTGGAGCGGGCTCGCAGTTATCAAGTGCTCCGTGCTAATGAAGCTGAATTTGAAGTGATTTCTCATGAAGGAACGAATATTGTGGATATTCGAAACCGTTGTTGTTTGTGTCGTGGATGGCAACTTTATGGGATTCCTTGTGCCCATGCTGTTGCAGCGCTTCTCTCTTGTCGGCAGAATGTCCATCGATTTACTGAAAGTTGTTTCACTGTTACAACTTACCGGAAAACATACTCACAAACTTTGCATCCTGTTCCTGACAAGACCCTCTGGAAAGAAGCATCTGAGAATGGAGCAAATCCAGCTGCCGAAGTACTCATCAACCCACCTAAGTCACTTAGACCACCTGGCCGGCCAAGGAAGAAGCGTGTTCGTGCAGAAGATCGTGGTCGTGTGAAGAGAGTTGTCCATTGCAGCCGCTGCAACCAAACAGGTCATTTTAGAACAACATGTGCAGCACCTATATAAGGCTTCCGTTTTCTTCTCTGTTATTAGGATTTGATTAATTATGTTCTTGTGTGAGAAGTAAGAAAAGGTTAGAAGGAAAGTTTGCTAGTGCTTCTGTGCAAATCTAGGTAAATTTATTGCATGTCATTTGTATGAGTGTTAAGTTCATTGGCTGCATTCGAAAATCTCATCATAGTTAAATAAGTCATTGTTTTATTTCCTCCTATCAGTACTTACCCCCAATGGACAATCGCTAATGTATGATAGTGAATGGTATTAGTTTAGCTAAGTATCTGGGAAGCATAACCCTGGAGCAGTTTACTGTAAGTCTGGCTCCACTAGTTAAGAGTTTCTAT encodes:
- the LOC113349975 gene encoding uncharacterized protein LOC113349975 yields the protein MANHDLILGQNRDLNLGHSHQQLGLGHNNHVGLDLGQSNDLDLGHTTEDHQQSYSLQQNHENNQSGLDLGQNQNPENEHGGSVDDEQHQMVIAARHHDLGLGDDHELVVSDGNELEQNLDLVVDQNQEMGLEASDDMVQQHHLLVTTPVVQSRALVPNPNYELAVGQEFSDVKSCRRALRDAAIALHFEIQTVKSDKTRFTAKCASEGCPWRVHAAKLPGVPTFTIRTINEGHTCGGITHLGHQQASVQWVANSVEQRLRENPHYKPKEILEEIHRAHGITLSYKQAWRGKERVMAAVRGSFEEGYRLLPQYCDQIKRTNPESIASVYGNPQDSCFQRLFVSFQASIFGFVNACRPLLGLDRTLLKSKYLGTLLFATGFDGDGALFPLAFGVVDEESDDNWMWFLSELHNLLEVNTENMPRLTILSDRQKGIVDGVEANFPTAFHGFCMRHLSDSFRKEFNNTMLVNLLWEAAWALTVIEFEAKILEIEEISQDAAYWIRRIPPRLWATAYFEGSRFGHLTANIVESLNSWILEASGLPIIQMMECIRRQLMTWFNERRETSMQWTTILVPSAERRVAEALERARSYQVLRANEAEFEVISHEGTNIVDIRNRCCLCRGWQLYGIPCAHAVAALLSCRQNVHRFTESCFTVTTYRKTYSQTLHPVPDKTLWKEASENGANPAAEVLINPPKSLRPPGRPRKKRVRAEDRGRVKRVVHCSRCNQTGHFRTTCAAPI